A genomic window from Terrisporobacter glycolicus ATCC 14880 = DSM 1288 includes:
- a CDS encoding FMN-dependent NADH-azoreductase produces MEKKLLYISVNSKPEHLSSCKTVARTFINKFLEKYKDFKVEEVDLYKDHIPRLEYQYFEDRNCIIKEEAAKKLPKKDQDEIKIIRDLCEQFKNADMYVIAAPMWSLSFPAPLKEYIDCVVQVGKTITFEKGKKPQGLLSDKYRALVYVESAGGNIPFLLDPIMDKGENYVSSIMKTIGIKKVRELKVDNTGTTEEERKVALNKAENEIDNILNNLKF; encoded by the coding sequence ATGGAGAAAAAATTACTATATATAAGTGTTAACTCAAAGCCAGAACACTTATCATCATGCAAAACTGTTGCTAGAACATTTATAAATAAGTTTTTAGAAAAATATAAAGATTTTAAAGTTGAGGAAGTCGATTTATACAAAGATCACATTCCAAGACTAGAATATCAATATTTCGAAGATAGAAATTGTATAATAAAAGAAGAAGCTGCAAAAAAATTACCTAAAAAAGACCAAGATGAAATAAAAATAATAAGAGATTTATGCGAACAATTCAAAAATGCTGATATGTATGTAATAGCTGCACCTATGTGGAGTTTATCTTTTCCTGCACCACTTAAAGAGTACATTGACTGTGTAGTACAAGTTGGAAAGACGATTACTTTTGAGAAAGGTAAGAAACCACAAGGACTACTAAGTGATAAGTATAGAGCTTTAGTTTATGTTGAATCTGCTGGAGGAAATATACCTTTTCTACTAGATCCTATAATGGACAAGGGTGAAAATTATGTATCAAGTATAATGAAAACAATAGGAATTAAAAAAGTTCGTGAGCTAAAAGTAGACAATACTGGAACCACAGAAGAAGAAAGAAAAGTAGCTTTAAATAAAGCTGAAAATGAAATAGATAATATACTTAATAATTTGAAGTTTTAA
- a CDS encoding TldD/PmbA family protein: protein MISREIATKVLEKCLITGGDFAEIFEEDCINNNLSLIDSKIENVLGGRTYGIGIRIFKGFNSVYAYTNDNSLQSMLDTAYKAALALGKVTNEEKIIVLNNCKRSTNINPIKLSPSSTDYQHKIKVMKKAYKSAKDFNSDISQVSVNYLDKEQNVLIANTEGLYTEDKRVRTRLSITSVASKGNENQTGHEGPGACKGFELFEDIDPEYYGKEASRVAYTMLNAKNCPAGQMTVAIDNGFGGVIFHEACGHSLEATSVAKGNSVFTDKIGQQIASSKVTAIDDGTIPNHWGSANIDDEGTPTQRNVLIENGILKSYMVDKLNGRRMKTKPTGSSRRQSYKFAPTSRMTNTFIAAGTDKTEDIIKSIDNGLYAKKMGGGSVNPVTGEFNFAVAEGYLVKNGEIKEAVRGASLIGKGSEVLMNIDMVGDNLAQAQGMCGSVSGSIPTNVGQPMIRVKEITVGGRSEE, encoded by the coding sequence ATGATTTCAAGAGAAATAGCAACTAAAGTGCTAGAAAAATGCCTAATCACAGGTGGGGATTTTGCAGAAATCTTTGAAGAAGACTGTATAAATAACAACCTAAGTCTTATAGATAGTAAAATAGAAAATGTCCTAGGGGGAAGAACTTACGGAATAGGAATAAGAATTTTCAAAGGATTCAACAGCGTTTACGCATACACAAATGACAATTCGCTTCAGTCCATGCTAGATACTGCTTACAAAGCAGCTTTAGCTCTAGGAAAAGTTACAAATGAAGAAAAAATAATAGTACTAAACAATTGTAAGAGAAGTACAAATATTAATCCAATAAAACTAAGTCCAAGTAGTACTGATTATCAACATAAAATAAAAGTAATGAAAAAAGCTTATAAAAGTGCAAAAGATTTCAACTCTGACATATCACAAGTAAGTGTAAACTACTTAGACAAAGAGCAAAATGTGCTAATTGCCAACACGGAAGGATTATACACAGAAGATAAAAGAGTAAGAACTAGACTTTCCATAACTTCAGTTGCATCAAAAGGAAATGAAAATCAAACAGGACATGAAGGACCTGGAGCTTGCAAAGGCTTTGAACTATTTGAAGATATAGATCCAGAGTATTATGGAAAAGAAGCTTCAAGAGTGGCATACACTATGCTAAATGCAAAAAACTGCCCAGCAGGTCAAATGACTGTTGCCATAGACAACGGATTTGGAGGAGTTATCTTCCACGAAGCTTGTGGACACTCTCTTGAGGCAACATCAGTAGCCAAGGGTAATTCAGTATTTACGGATAAAATAGGGCAGCAAATTGCATCTAGCAAAGTTACTGCCATAGATGATGGAACTATACCAAATCACTGGGGATCTGCAAACATAGATGATGAAGGAACTCCAACTCAGAGAAATGTATTAATAGAAAATGGAATTTTAAAATCATACATGGTAGATAAATTAAATGGACGAAGAATGAAGACTAAACCTACTGGAAGTTCTCGTAGACAAAGTTACAAATTTGCTCCAACATCTAGAATGACAAATACATTTATAGCAGCAGGAACAGATAAAACAGAAGATATTATTAAATCCATAGACAATGGTCTTTATGCTAAAAAAATGGGTGGAGGCTCTGTAAACCCAGTAACAGGAGAGTTTAACTTTGCTGTAGCAGAAGGATATTTAGTTAAAAACGGAGAAATAAAAGAAGCAGTAAGAGGAGCAAGCCTTATAGGAAAGGGTAGCGAAGTTCTTATGAATATAGATATGGTAGGAGACAATTTAGCTCAGGCTCAAGGAATGTGCGGTTCAGTTTCTGGCTCTATTCCAACAAACGTAGGTCAACCTATGATAAGAGTGAAAGAGATAACTGTTGGTGGAAGGAGTGAAGAATAG